DNA sequence from the Desulfobacterales bacterium genome:
GGGGGTCGCTCCGGATCAAAATACACCCCAGCATCACCGAGCAACTCAGGCATTGCTGACCGGTTTGAGCAAGCGATTGGTAGCCCTGCAGACATCGCCTCAATCAGGATTTGTCCGAAGGTTTCGCAACTCGACGCGAACAGAAATGCATCCGCCGTCAAATATCGTGTGTGCAGCTCAGCATAAGGAATTGCCCCCGGATAACGGATAAACTCACTTGCTGGGTCTACATGCTTAAGCTTGGCTTGAAGCCTTGTCAAGCAGCGGAAAAGCTGTGAGCGCCTCAAAAGGATTGTGCCGCTCGACGACTGGACCAAGATGGCGATAGGCGGGCACCTGGTCCACGACAAACCGCAAAACCCGCCCCAGTTCCCGTTCCTGGTATCCCCTCAGTTCCTCAGGACTCGCCCTATCGAACCATGGCCCTCGCCGGTAGACCGTCCGATAGGCACTCCCCGCCCACCAGGAAAAGGGGATCAGACAGAGGCTTCGCTTGATCGAAACTGGTAAGGATTCATATAATTTTCGTTTTAGTTCAAAGGGCATTTTATTTTTATTCTTCATCCTGGAGATTTTTCCAGCCAAAATGAGGGGTTAATCCGCCTTCAACGGCGGACCTCACTTCGGATAACCCCACCTCATGACCTGCTCGACCGTCAAAGACCTTGATGTCCTCCATTTTTCCCGTTGCGATGGGCCAACGGTGGGGTTCAAACGCATTTTTAATAACTGGTAATTTGTTGGGAGCAAAACCCATCAGTTTCGCTACCACCGCGTCAACCTCAGCAGGATTAGTTCCCGAGACAAGCACGTTCGATTGCACCGGATCCGGACAAAGAGGCCCATCACCCTGGCCACCGATGACGCCATCGACAATAGCCAGGTATGCCTTCGGTTGAAACCTGTCGCGCCATGTCCCATCGGTATTGGCGTAAAGCAGTGCTCGATTCAAGTCCAGCACCATCCGCCAACACGTGTCGTTGCCCGACCAATTGCCATTTCGGATAACAACCCCACTGTCACCGAGGCACTGCTTTCCCAGATGGCGCATCTTTCTATAGAGCCATGTTCCCAGGCCTGGTATCTTCAGGGCCATTTTTCTGCCGATTTTTTTAACATTAGACTCAAACCGATTCAGGAACGAATATTCAGGAAATTCGTCACCTCCTCGCACCGGACCGCCTTCCGTATAATGAGGCAGCCAATTTTTATCACCGTTGATTCCAACCAGATTCTTTAGGCAGCACGTGATTCCGGTCTTCTTGTGGGTCTTCATCTTGGGTAGATTAATGAACAGGTCGCATGAAATCGGGGTTCCAGCGATCAGGTATTCCTGTATTTTCCCCC
Encoded proteins:
- a CDS encoding DUF362 domain-containing protein, with the protein product MVFFEDYKNPERIRHAVNIMLNMGRGIDILLAKDDPERLFVVKPNWIQDAHEYKDHVWEPVITHPELILCVLQCLAERIQGRATICVCDAPHTYADFAAIVKRGEFQQRFEALTEKFPSIKFEVLDLRREVWTRKEEVVVERCRNPDDPRGYVKVDLGSDSLFYGHVGEGRFYGADYDSTVVNSHHRGKIQEYLIAGTPISCDLFINLPKMKTHKKTGITCCLKNLVGINGDKNWLPHYTEGGPVRGGDEFPEYSFLNRFESNVKKIGRKMALKIPGLGTWLYRKMRHLGKQCLGDSGVVIRNGNWSGNDTCWRMVLDLNRALLYANTDGTWRDRFQPKAYLAIVDGVIGGQGDGPLCPDPVQSNVLVSGTNPAEVDAVVAKLMGFAPNKLPVIKNAFEPHRWPIATGKMEDIKVFDGRAGHEVGLSEVRSAVEGGLTPHFGWKNLQDEE